One segment of Pseudomonas pohangensis DNA contains the following:
- a CDS encoding glycosyltransferase: MFIKHQIMRFLRWGWVVSYAWIPVLWRPQSGTYLFLPINGAGLGHVSRALAVAKALRKQQPEARIVFLTTSIAVHLVYREGFVCHHVPPAALLGAGVGTVSWNRLFYRCVSDALTTHRPGTLVFDGSAPYLGLQRAIRRYRSLRYVWIKRGLYKASIDQRLMNKNVAMFDAVIAPSEFGVPALQRQPDERISMVAPIIGMDRQDLLSPSEVCARLRIDPGRPRVYVQLGAGNINGIAGVQAHVVRILRQQGYQVVVGQSPIALKPESSDEADREIVDYPNSRYFAGFDFAVLAAGYNSVCEAISLNLPAIFLPNQATQADDQTLRATLASEMGPCEVVAEFSEAVFLGAISKLLPRIKSGETFPLHESNGANEAAKLVSN, from the coding sequence GTGTTTATCAAACATCAAATCATGCGTTTTCTTCGCTGGGGGTGGGTCGTTTCCTATGCTTGGATTCCTGTGCTGTGGCGCCCTCAATCAGGAACCTATTTGTTCCTGCCAATTAACGGCGCCGGCCTCGGGCATGTCAGTCGTGCGCTTGCCGTGGCTAAGGCCCTTCGTAAACAACAACCCGAGGCCCGTATCGTCTTTTTAACGACGAGCATTGCGGTGCACTTGGTGTACCGAGAGGGTTTTGTTTGTCACCATGTGCCGCCAGCTGCTTTGCTAGGGGCAGGTGTGGGAACAGTCAGCTGGAATCGTCTGTTCTATCGCTGCGTGTCTGACGCGCTAACAACTCACCGTCCGGGAACGCTGGTGTTTGATGGCAGTGCCCCTTATCTCGGTCTGCAGCGTGCAATTCGTCGCTATCGATCACTGCGTTATGTTTGGATTAAGCGCGGTCTGTACAAAGCCTCGATTGATCAGCGCCTGATGAATAAAAACGTGGCGATGTTTGACGCAGTGATTGCCCCATCAGAGTTTGGTGTCCCCGCGCTTCAGCGCCAGCCTGATGAGCGTATATCTATGGTTGCGCCCATTATTGGTATGGATAGACAGGATTTGCTTTCGCCTAGCGAAGTCTGTGCACGACTGCGGATTGATCCGGGGCGGCCGCGTGTCTACGTGCAGTTGGGGGCTGGTAATATCAACGGTATTGCGGGTGTGCAGGCTCATGTAGTGCGAATTCTGCGTCAGCAGGGTTATCAGGTTGTCGTAGGGCAGTCGCCGATTGCTCTAAAACCTGAGTCTAGTGACGAAGCTGACCGTGAAATAGTCGACTACCCCAACAGCCGTTATTTCGCAGGCTTTGACTTTGCTGTACTGGCTGCGGGTTACAACTCGGTCTGTGAGGCTATAAGCCTTAATCTACCAGCAATCTTTTTGCCTAATCAGGCGACCCAGGCTGATGATCAAACCCTGCGCGCTACGCTTGCTTCTGAAATGGGACCTTGCGAGGTGGTTGCTGAGTTCTCTGAGGCCGTATTCTTGGGCGCTATTTCAAAACTATTACCACGAATAAAGTCGGGTGAGACTTTTCCGCTTCATGAGTCTAATGGGGCTAATGAGGCCGCAAAGTTGGTGAGCAACTAA